From one Trifolium pratense cultivar HEN17-A07 linkage group LG1, ARS_RC_1.1, whole genome shotgun sequence genomic stretch:
- the LOC123899682 gene encoding probable protein arginine N-methyltransferase 6: MFLNDNNNTNGYNHHQPPSPPPPGMLQTHSHHDRARRGTRRSRASASTSNSIVRVSDTEQQPPPPPQDQQQQQQPNRSPCTDYDMAYFHSYAHLGIHQEMIKDRVRTDTYREAIMRHQDSIAGKVVVDVGCGTGILSIFCAQAGAKRVYAVDASDIALQANEVVKANNLSDVIIVLHGRVEDVEIDEEVDVIISEWMGYMLLYESMLGSVITARDRWLKPGGLIFPSSATLYMAPVTHTDRYSDSVDFWRNVYGIDMSAMLSLAKQCAFEEPSVETITGENVLTWPHVVKYLDSYNVTISELESVTSKFKFNSMMRAPLHGFAFWFDVEFNVPTVAPTSVIESHQVNGSLRKRRTNPSETLVLSTAPEDPPTHWQQTLVYFYDPIELEQDQVIEGLVTLTQSKENARFMNIHLEYTSGNRSYVKESVMR; encoded by the exons ATGTTTTTGAACGATAATAACAATACTAACGGCTACAACCACCATCAACCACCGTCACCACCGCCGCCGGGAATGTTGCAAACTCACAGTCACCATGACCGTGCTCGCCGTGGCACTCGCCGTTCACGTGCTTCCGCTTCCACTTCTAATTCCATTGTTAGGGTTTCCGATACCGaacaacaaccaccaccaccaccacaagaccaacaacaacaacaacaacctaaTCGATCTCCTTGCACCGATTACGATATGGCGTATTTTCATTCCTATGCTCACCTCGGTATTCACCAAGAAATGATCAAG GATCGTGTGCGGACTGATACTTATAGGGAAGCAATCATGCGGCATCAGGATTCTATTGCTGGAAAA GTCGTAGTTGATGTTGGATGCGGTACAGGAATCCTTTCCATATTTTGTGCTCAGGCCGGTGCAAAGCGG GTGTATGCAGTTGATGCCAGTGACATTGCTCTGCAG GCAAATGAAGTTGTTAAAGCAAATAACCTTTCTGATGTTATCATTGTATTGCATGGACGAGTTGAG GATGTTGAAATTGATGAAGAGGTGGACGTTATAATTTCAGAATGGATGGGCTATATGCTACTATATGAG AGCATGCTTGGGAGTGTTATTACTGCCAGAGATCGCTGGCTCAAACCTGGTGGTCTTATTTTTCCTTCAAGTGCAACG TTGTACATGGCTCCTGTTACACATACTGACAGATACAGTGACAGCGTTGACTTTTGGCGCAATGTGTATGGAATTGATA TGTCTGCCATGTTATCATTAGCAAAACAATGTGCATTTGAGGAACCTTCTGTTGAGACGATAACTGGTGAAAATGTTCTGACATGGCCACATGTG GTAAAATATCTTGATAGTTATAATGTTACCATCAGCGAGTTAGAAAGTGTAACATCGAAGTTTAAGTTCAACTCAATGATGCGAG CTCCACTGCATGGTTTTGCATTTTGGTTTGATGTTGAGTTTAATGTGCCTACGGTAGCACCAACATCAGTTATTGAAAGTCATCAGGTGAATGGTAGTTTGAGAAAAAGGCGAACAAACCCAAGTGAAACACTGGTACTATCCACTGCACCGGAGGACCCTCCAACACATTGGCAGCAG ACATTGGTATACTTTTATGATCCTATTGAGCTGGAACAAGATCAAGTAATTGAAGGTTTGGTGACGTTGACCCAAAGCAAAGAAAATGCCCGGTTTATGAATATTCACCTGGAATACAC TTCAGGTAATCGATCGTATGTGAAAGAGTCTGTTATGAGATGA
- the LOC123921897 gene encoding aminoacylase-1 isoform X3, whose product MKFKILLIAFLLSTLTSSSSSSSSSSSSSSQSSSEESNIISRFQQYLQIKTDQPTPNYTQSTIFLTNQAKSLSLQSQTIEFVSGKPLILIKWEGTNPELSSIMLYSHTDVVPAEHDKWVHHPFEAHLDSDGRIYARGSQDMKCVGLQYLEAVRRLKGWGFQPKRNVYVLFAPDEEIGGHDGAEKFSLSEVFRGLNVGIVLDEGLASPDEHYRAFYAERSPWWLVIKAVGAPGHGSKLYDNSAMENLLKSIEIIRRYRASQFDLIKAGLKADGDVVSINMAFLKAGTPSPTTGYVMNLQPSEAEAGFDIRVPPTADTESLERRIAEEWAPSWRNMSFRLGQFQQKVSVYDASGKPVITKTDSSNPWWALLENAVQEAGGKLGKPEIFPASTDARYFRNLGLPAIGFSPMANTPILLHDHNEYLHKDELSSLTLAKAT is encoded by the exons ATGAAGTTCAAAATCCTCCTCATAGCTTTTCTATTATCAACattaacatcatcatcatcatcatcatcatcatcatcatcatcatcttcacaaTCTTCTTCAGAAGAATCAAACATCATTTCCCGTTTTCAACAATACCTTCAAATCAAAACCGACCAACCAACCCCAAACTACACCCAATCCACAATTTTCCTAACAAACCAAGCCAAATCACTTTCACTCCAATCCCAAACAATCGAATTCGTTTCAGGAAAACCCTTAATCCTTATCAAATGGGAAGGAACAAATCCAGAACTTTCTTCAATCATGCTTTACTCTCACACTGATGTTGTTCCTGCTGAACATGATAAATGGGTTCATCATCCTTTTGAGGCTCATTTGGATTCTGATGGTAGAATTTATGCTAGAGGGTCTCAGGATATGAAGTGTGTTGGTTTGCAGTATCTTGAAGCTGTTAGGAGACTTAAGGGTTGGGGTTTTCAGCCTAAAAGGAATGTTTATGTGCTTTTTGCTCCTGATGAAGAGATTGGTGGACATGATGGTGCTGAAAAGTTTTCTCTTTCGGAAGTTTTTCGAGGATTGAATGTTGGTATTGTGCTTGATGAAG GGCTGGCTTCTCCGGATGAGCATTACAGAGCATTCTATGCAGAGAGGAGCCCGTGGTGGCTGGTGATCAAGGCTGTTGGAGCTCCAGGACATGGGTCCAAGCTTTATGATAACTCTGCTATGGAGAATCTCTTGAAGAGTATTGAAATCATCCGAAGGTATCGTGCCTCACAGTTTGACTTGATCAAGGCCGGCTTGAAGGCTGATGGTGATGTTGTTTCTATTAACATGGCCTTTTTGAAGGCTGGAACTCCATCTCCAACAACA GGTTATGTCATGAATTTGCAGCCATCTGAAGCAGAAGCTGGATTTGATATTAGAGTGCCACCAACCGCCGATACAGAATCATTGGAGAGGCGAATTGCCGAAGAGTGGGCACCTAGTTGGCGCAATATGTCTTTCAGG CTTGGGCAGTTCCAACAGAAGGTATCTGTGTATGATGCGTCCGGGAAACCAGTCATCACCAAAACCGACAGTTCCAACCCATGGTGGGCATTGTTAGAGAATGCTGTCCAAGAGGCTGGTGGGAAACTTGGTAAGCCAGAGATCTTTCCTGCCTCCACAGATGCACGCTATTTCCGCAATCTTGGATTGCCAGCAATTGGATTCTCACCTATGGCAAACACTCCTATTCTACTCCATGACCACAACGAG TATCTTCACAAAG ATGAACTGTCTAGTTTAACTTTGGCAAAAGCAACTTAG
- the LOC123921897 gene encoding aminoacylase-1 isoform X1 — protein sequence MKFKILLIAFLLSTLTSSSSSSSSSSSSSSQSSSEESNIISRFQQYLQIKTDQPTPNYTQSTIFLTNQAKSLSLQSQTIEFVSGKPLILIKWEGTNPELSSIMLYSHTDVVPAEHDKWVHHPFEAHLDSDGRIYARGSQDMKCVGLQYLEAVRRLKGWGFQPKRNVYVLFAPDEEIGGHDGAEKFSLSEVFRGLNVGIVLDEGLASPDEHYRAFYAERSPWWLVIKAVGAPGHGSKLYDNSAMENLLKSIEIIRRYRASQFDLIKAGLKADGDVVSINMAFLKAGTPSPTTGYVMNLQPSEAEAGFDIRVPPTADTESLERRIAEEWAPSWRNMSFRLGQFQQKVSVYDASGKPVITKTDSSNPWWALLENAVQEAGGKLGKPEIFPASTDARYFRNLGLPAIGFSPMANTPILLHDHNEYLHKDEYLKGIKIYESIIKAYASFDEHGSDGRSKDEL from the exons ATGAAGTTCAAAATCCTCCTCATAGCTTTTCTATTATCAACattaacatcatcatcatcatcatcatcatcatcatcatcatcatcttcacaaTCTTCTTCAGAAGAATCAAACATCATTTCCCGTTTTCAACAATACCTTCAAATCAAAACCGACCAACCAACCCCAAACTACACCCAATCCACAATTTTCCTAACAAACCAAGCCAAATCACTTTCACTCCAATCCCAAACAATCGAATTCGTTTCAGGAAAACCCTTAATCCTTATCAAATGGGAAGGAACAAATCCAGAACTTTCTTCAATCATGCTTTACTCTCACACTGATGTTGTTCCTGCTGAACATGATAAATGGGTTCATCATCCTTTTGAGGCTCATTTGGATTCTGATGGTAGAATTTATGCTAGAGGGTCTCAGGATATGAAGTGTGTTGGTTTGCAGTATCTTGAAGCTGTTAGGAGACTTAAGGGTTGGGGTTTTCAGCCTAAAAGGAATGTTTATGTGCTTTTTGCTCCTGATGAAGAGATTGGTGGACATGATGGTGCTGAAAAGTTTTCTCTTTCGGAAGTTTTTCGAGGATTGAATGTTGGTATTGTGCTTGATGAAG GGCTGGCTTCTCCGGATGAGCATTACAGAGCATTCTATGCAGAGAGGAGCCCGTGGTGGCTGGTGATCAAGGCTGTTGGAGCTCCAGGACATGGGTCCAAGCTTTATGATAACTCTGCTATGGAGAATCTCTTGAAGAGTATTGAAATCATCCGAAGGTATCGTGCCTCACAGTTTGACTTGATCAAGGCCGGCTTGAAGGCTGATGGTGATGTTGTTTCTATTAACATGGCCTTTTTGAAGGCTGGAACTCCATCTCCAACAACA GGTTATGTCATGAATTTGCAGCCATCTGAAGCAGAAGCTGGATTTGATATTAGAGTGCCACCAACCGCCGATACAGAATCATTGGAGAGGCGAATTGCCGAAGAGTGGGCACCTAGTTGGCGCAATATGTCTTTCAGG CTTGGGCAGTTCCAACAGAAGGTATCTGTGTATGATGCGTCCGGGAAACCAGTCATCACCAAAACCGACAGTTCCAACCCATGGTGGGCATTGTTAGAGAATGCTGTCCAAGAGGCTGGTGGGAAACTTGGTAAGCCAGAGATCTTTCCTGCCTCCACAGATGCACGCTATTTCCGCAATCTTGGATTGCCAGCAATTGGATTCTCACCTATGGCAAACACTCCTATTCTACTCCATGACCACAACGAG TATCTTCACAAAGATGAATACTTGAAAGGGATCAAAATATATGAGTCAATTATTAAAGCATATGCATCCTTTGATGAACATGGAAGTGATGGAAGGAGCAAAGATGAGTTATGA
- the LOC123921897 gene encoding aminoacylase-1 isoform X4, which translates to MKFKILLIAFLLSTLTSSSSSSSSSSSSSSQSSSEESNIISRFQQYLQIKTDQPTPNYTQSTIFLTNQAKSLSLQSQTIEFVSGKPLILIKWEGTNPELSSIMLYSHTDVVPAEHDKWVHHPFEAHLDSDGRIYARGSQDMKCVGLQYLEAVRRLKGWGFQPKRNVYVLFAPDEEIGGHDGAEKFSLSEVFRGLNVGIVLDEGLASPDEHYRAFYAERSPWWLVIKAVGAPGHGSKLYDNSAMENLLKSIEIIRRYRASQFDLIKAGLKADGDVVSINMAFLKAGTPSPTTGYVMNLQPSEAEAGFDIRVPPTADTESLERRIAEEWAPSWRNMSFRLGQFQQKVSVYDASGKPVITKTDSSNPWWALLENAVQEAGGKLGKPEIFPASTDARYFRNLGLPAIGFSPMANTPILLHDHNESIIMVAK; encoded by the exons ATGAAGTTCAAAATCCTCCTCATAGCTTTTCTATTATCAACattaacatcatcatcatcatcatcatcatcatcatcatcatcatcttcacaaTCTTCTTCAGAAGAATCAAACATCATTTCCCGTTTTCAACAATACCTTCAAATCAAAACCGACCAACCAACCCCAAACTACACCCAATCCACAATTTTCCTAACAAACCAAGCCAAATCACTTTCACTCCAATCCCAAACAATCGAATTCGTTTCAGGAAAACCCTTAATCCTTATCAAATGGGAAGGAACAAATCCAGAACTTTCTTCAATCATGCTTTACTCTCACACTGATGTTGTTCCTGCTGAACATGATAAATGGGTTCATCATCCTTTTGAGGCTCATTTGGATTCTGATGGTAGAATTTATGCTAGAGGGTCTCAGGATATGAAGTGTGTTGGTTTGCAGTATCTTGAAGCTGTTAGGAGACTTAAGGGTTGGGGTTTTCAGCCTAAAAGGAATGTTTATGTGCTTTTTGCTCCTGATGAAGAGATTGGTGGACATGATGGTGCTGAAAAGTTTTCTCTTTCGGAAGTTTTTCGAGGATTGAATGTTGGTATTGTGCTTGATGAAG GGCTGGCTTCTCCGGATGAGCATTACAGAGCATTCTATGCAGAGAGGAGCCCGTGGTGGCTGGTGATCAAGGCTGTTGGAGCTCCAGGACATGGGTCCAAGCTTTATGATAACTCTGCTATGGAGAATCTCTTGAAGAGTATTGAAATCATCCGAAGGTATCGTGCCTCACAGTTTGACTTGATCAAGGCCGGCTTGAAGGCTGATGGTGATGTTGTTTCTATTAACATGGCCTTTTTGAAGGCTGGAACTCCATCTCCAACAACA GGTTATGTCATGAATTTGCAGCCATCTGAAGCAGAAGCTGGATTTGATATTAGAGTGCCACCAACCGCCGATACAGAATCATTGGAGAGGCGAATTGCCGAAGAGTGGGCACCTAGTTGGCGCAATATGTCTTTCAGG CTTGGGCAGTTCCAACAGAAGGTATCTGTGTATGATGCGTCCGGGAAACCAGTCATCACCAAAACCGACAGTTCCAACCCATGGTGGGCATTGTTAGAGAATGCTGTCCAAGAGGCTGGTGGGAAACTTGGTAAGCCAGAGATCTTTCCTGCCTCCACAGATGCACGCTATTTCCGCAATCTTGGATTGCCAGCAATTGGATTCTCACCTATGGCAAACACTCCTATTCTACTCCATGACCACAACGAG TCTATTATCATGGTGGCGAAGTAA
- the LOC123918385 gene encoding pentatricopeptide repeat-containing protein At2g13600-like has protein sequence MSYMQISQKLYDAFKHCSFSHKSPHIARKLHAQLILSGLDTSVFLLNNLLHMYSKCGLIHDALQVFQETHHCNIFTWNTMINAMVNSGRMNEAEKLFDEMPVRVKDSVTWTTMISGYIQNGFHARSIETFSLMLRESNNRGRNYGPFSFTSVMKACGLLGDTQLALQLHDLVVKFGFGMETSIQNSLVDMYVKCGDIDLAEAVFFDIEIPSLFCWNSMISGYSQTYGPYKALQIFNQMPEHDEVSWNTLISIFSQHGFGVQCLAMFVEMCNQGFIPNFMTYGSVLSACASISDLKWGAHLHARIFRMEHSLDLVLGNGLIDMYAKCGCLGLAKRVFNSLKERDHVSWNSLINGVAHFGHDEDALILFNQMRLSSAVLDEFILPTVLGVCSGQNFATTGELLHGYTIKSGMHSSAPVGNAIITMYAKCGDTEKADHVFRLMPLRNTISWTAMISAFSLSGDINKAREYFDMMPERNIVTWNSMLRTYVQNGFSEEGLKLYLSMRSIGVQPDWITFTTSIRACADLAIVKLGMQVVANAIKFGFGSNVSVANSIITMYSRCGLIKEAKNTFDSIDDKDLISWNAMLAAFAQNGLGRKVIETFENMLTTKCKPDHISYVSVLSGCSHMGLVDEGKHYFDSMTRVFGISPTNEHFSCMVDLLGRAGLLEEAKSLIEGMPFKTNATVWSALLGACRIHHDLRLAETVAKKLMEFDVEDSGGYVLLANIYGESGELENVADMRKLMKAKGIRKSPGCSWIEVDNRVHVFTVDETSHPQIKEVYIKLEEMMKKIEGTGKYISVDSSVHRTAKYHSEKLAFAFGLLNLPSWMPISVMKNLRVCDDCHLVIKLLSLVTSRELIMRDRYRFHHFKDGFCSCKDYW, from the coding sequence ATGTCTTACATGCAAATATCTCAAAAGTTGTACGATGCATTCAAGCATTGTAGCTTCTCCCACAAATCCCCACACATTGCTCGCAAACTTCATGCTCAACTCATTCTCTCTGGTTTAGACACTTCCGTTTTCTTACTCAACAATCTACTCCACATGTACTCCAAATGTGGCTTAATACATGATGCTCTTCAAGTTTTTCAAGAGACCCATCATTGTAATATCTTTACTTGGAATACAATGATTAATGCTATGGTTAATTCTGGTCGAATGAATGAAGCAGAGAaactgtttgatgaaatgcctgTGAGAGTTAAAGATTCTGTTACTTGGACTACTATGATATCTGGTTATATTCAAAATGGTTTTCATGCTCGGAGTATTGAGACTTTTAGTTTAATGCTTCGGGAATCGAATAATCGAGGTCGAAATTATGGCCCCTTTTCGTTTACTAGTGTAATGAAAGCTTGTGGCTTGCTTGGAGATACTCAATTGGCTCTTCAGTTACATGACTTGGTGGTCAAGTTTGGTTTTGGAATGGAAACTTCTATTCAGAACTCACTTGTTGATATGTATGTTAAGTGTGGAGATATCGATTTGGCTGAGGCTGTTTTCTTTGATATTGAAATACCGAGTTTGTTTTGTTGGAATAGTATGATTAGTGGTTATTCTCAAACGTATGGACCTTATAAAGCTCTTCAGATATTTAACCAAATGCCTGAACACGATGAGGTTTCTTGGAACACGCTGATATCGATTTTCTCTCAACATGGTTTTGGGGTTCAATGTCTTGCCATGTTTGTAGAGATGTGTAATCAGGGTTTTATCCCAAATTTCATGACTTATGGAAGTGTACTTAGTGCATGTGCCAGCATTTCTGATTTGAAATGGGGTGCTCATTTGCATGCTCGGATTTTTCGCATGGAACATAGCTTGGATTTGGTTTTGGGTAATGGTCTTATAGACATGTATGCTAAATGTGGATGCCTAGGATTGGCTAAACGCGTGTTTAACAGTTTAAAGGAACGCGATCATGTTTCTTGGAATTCTTTGATCAATGGTGTGGCACATTTTGGCCATGACGAAGATGCATTGATATTGTTTAACCAAATGAGACTGAGTTCCGCAGTGTTGGATGAATTTATTCTTCCTACCGTTCTTGGGGTTTGTTCAGGTCAAAATTTTGCTACTACCGGAGAACTACTTCATGGATATACAATCAAAAGTGGGATGCATTCCTCTGCTCCTGTAGGGAATGCAATCATTACAATGTATGCAAAGTGTGGAGATACTGAAAAAGCTGATCACGTGTTTAGATTGATGCCGCTTAGAAATACCATATCGTGGACCGCCATGATCAGTGCATTCTCACTGAGTGGAGACATCAACAAAGCCAGAGAATATTTTGATATGATGCCTGAGCGGAACATCGTAACTTGGAACTCCATGTTAAGGACATATGTTCAAAATGGATTCTCTGAAGAAGGTCTCAAGCTGTATCTTTCGATGAGGAGCATTGGAGTCCAACCTGATTGGATCACTTTCACAACTTCAATCCGGGCCTGTGCTGACTTGGCTATAGTTAAACTTGGGATGCAAGTTGTTGCTAATGCTATAAAGTTTGGATTCGGTTCGAATGTTTCAGTTGCAAATAGTATCATTACTATGTATTCAAGATGTGGACTAATCAAAGAAGCAAAGAATACATTTGACTCAATTGATGACAAAGACTTGATTTCCTGGAATGCTATGCTTGCAGCATTTGCTCAAAATGGTTTAGGTAGGAAAGTAATTGAAACTTTTGAGAATATGTTGACGACGAAGTGTAAACCCGACCATATAAGCTATGTTTCTGTTTTATCTGGTTGCAGCCACATGGGGCTTGTAGATGAAGGAAAACATTACTTCGATTCCATGACCCGAGTTTTCGGCATTTCTCCAACAAATGAGCACTTTTCCTGTATGGTAGATCTGCTCGGACGAGCAGGGTTACTAGAAGAAGCCAAAAGTTTGATTGAAGGAATGCCGTTTAAGACAAACGCCACTGTTTGGAGTGCTCTACTAGGAGCTTGCCGAATTCATCATGATTTGAGACTAGCAGAAACTGTTGCAAAGAAGTTGATGGAATTTGACGTCGAAGATTCTGGAGGTTATGTCCTTCTAGCAAATATATATGGTGAATCTGGAGAGTTAGAAAATGTTGCTgatatgagaaaacttatgaaagCGAAAGGAATTCGAAAGAGTCCAGGTTGTAGCTGGATAGAGGTTGATAACAGAGTACATGTTTTCACTGTAGATGAAACCAGTCATCCACAGATAAAGGAAGTTTATATAAAACTAGAggagatgatgaagaagatagaAGGTACCGGAAAATATATTAGTGTAGACTCTTCTGTTCATAGGACTGCGAAATATCATAGTGAAAAGCTGGCCTTTGCATTTGGGTTGCTTAATCTGCCATCTTGGATGCCGATAAGTGTAATGAAGAATCTTCGTGTCTGTGATGATTGTCACTTGGTAATAAAGCTTTTGTCTTTAGTTACATCAAGGGAACTTATCATGAGAGATAGATATAGATTTCATCATTTCAAGGATGGGTTTTGCTCCTGCAAGGACTACTGGTAA
- the LOC123921897 gene encoding aminoacylase-1 isoform X2: MKFKILLIAFLLSTLTSSSSSSSSSSSSSSQSSSEESNIISRFQQYLQIKTDQPTPNYTQSTIFLTNQAKSLSLQSQTIEFVSGKPLILIKWEGTNPELSSIMLYSHTDVVPAEHDKWVHHPFEAHLDSDGRIYARGSQDMKCVGLQYLEAVRRLKGWGFQPKRNVYVLFAPDEEIGGHDGAEKFSLSEVFRGLNVGIVLDEGLASPDEHYRAFYAERSPWWLVIKAVGAPGHGSKLYDNSAMENLLKSIEIIRRYRASQFDLIKAGLKADGDVVSINMAFLKAGTPSPTTGYVMNLQPSEAEAGFDIRVPPTADTESLERRIAEEWAPSWRNMSFRFQQKVSVYDASGKPVITKTDSSNPWWALLENAVQEAGGKLGKPEIFPASTDARYFRNLGLPAIGFSPMANTPILLHDHNEYLHKDEYLKGIKIYESIIKAYASFDEHGSDGRSKDEL, from the exons ATGAAGTTCAAAATCCTCCTCATAGCTTTTCTATTATCAACattaacatcatcatcatcatcatcatcatcatcatcatcatcatcttcacaaTCTTCTTCAGAAGAATCAAACATCATTTCCCGTTTTCAACAATACCTTCAAATCAAAACCGACCAACCAACCCCAAACTACACCCAATCCACAATTTTCCTAACAAACCAAGCCAAATCACTTTCACTCCAATCCCAAACAATCGAATTCGTTTCAGGAAAACCCTTAATCCTTATCAAATGGGAAGGAACAAATCCAGAACTTTCTTCAATCATGCTTTACTCTCACACTGATGTTGTTCCTGCTGAACATGATAAATGGGTTCATCATCCTTTTGAGGCTCATTTGGATTCTGATGGTAGAATTTATGCTAGAGGGTCTCAGGATATGAAGTGTGTTGGTTTGCAGTATCTTGAAGCTGTTAGGAGACTTAAGGGTTGGGGTTTTCAGCCTAAAAGGAATGTTTATGTGCTTTTTGCTCCTGATGAAGAGATTGGTGGACATGATGGTGCTGAAAAGTTTTCTCTTTCGGAAGTTTTTCGAGGATTGAATGTTGGTATTGTGCTTGATGAAG GGCTGGCTTCTCCGGATGAGCATTACAGAGCATTCTATGCAGAGAGGAGCCCGTGGTGGCTGGTGATCAAGGCTGTTGGAGCTCCAGGACATGGGTCCAAGCTTTATGATAACTCTGCTATGGAGAATCTCTTGAAGAGTATTGAAATCATCCGAAGGTATCGTGCCTCACAGTTTGACTTGATCAAGGCCGGCTTGAAGGCTGATGGTGATGTTGTTTCTATTAACATGGCCTTTTTGAAGGCTGGAACTCCATCTCCAACAACA GGTTATGTCATGAATTTGCAGCCATCTGAAGCAGAAGCTGGATTTGATATTAGAGTGCCACCAACCGCCGATACAGAATCATTGGAGAGGCGAATTGCCGAAGAGTGGGCACCTAGTTGGCGCAATATGTCTTTCAGG TTCCAACAGAAGGTATCTGTGTATGATGCGTCCGGGAAACCAGTCATCACCAAAACCGACAGTTCCAACCCATGGTGGGCATTGTTAGAGAATGCTGTCCAAGAGGCTGGTGGGAAACTTGGTAAGCCAGAGATCTTTCCTGCCTCCACAGATGCACGCTATTTCCGCAATCTTGGATTGCCAGCAATTGGATTCTCACCTATGGCAAACACTCCTATTCTACTCCATGACCACAACGAG TATCTTCACAAAGATGAATACTTGAAAGGGATCAAAATATATGAGTCAATTATTAAAGCATATGCATCCTTTGATGAACATGGAAGTGATGGAAGGAGCAAAGATGAGTTATGA